In Variovorax paradoxus, a single genomic region encodes these proteins:
- a CDS encoding LysR family transcriptional regulator, with product MTNYNHWFIRARLKTRQLLLLVALAEEGNIHRAAQVLNMTQPAASKLLKDLEDVLEVPLFDRLPRGMRPTWYGETMIRHARVALASLNQAHDELTALKAGRFGQVSVGAITAPGLTLLPPAVAMVKREQPDLRVSLEIETSPALIERLEQGKLDILVARLFAEHDKSQLRYEALSEEPVCALVRPGHPLLGVSGLTLRDVVSAGWIVPPAGSVLRHRFELMFQEEGLAPPTNTIESSALLFITRMLQQSDMVAVLATDVARYYASHGIVSLLPLDMPCHMDAFGIITRTDRLLSPAARVMMKALKTASLSVYGRKLEID from the coding sequence ATGACGAACTACAACCACTGGTTCATCCGCGCCCGGCTCAAGACAAGGCAGCTGCTGCTGCTCGTGGCGCTGGCCGAGGAAGGCAACATCCACCGCGCGGCGCAGGTGCTCAACATGACGCAGCCCGCGGCCTCCAAGCTGCTGAAGGACCTGGAAGACGTGCTGGAGGTGCCGCTGTTCGACCGCCTGCCGCGCGGCATGCGCCCGACCTGGTACGGCGAGACCATGATCCGCCATGCGCGCGTCGCGCTCGCGAGCCTGAACCAGGCGCACGACGAACTCACCGCGCTGAAGGCCGGGCGCTTCGGCCAGGTCAGCGTGGGCGCCATCACCGCGCCGGGGCTCACCCTGCTGCCGCCGGCCGTGGCCATGGTCAAGCGCGAGCAGCCCGACCTGCGCGTGTCGCTCGAGATAGAGACCAGCCCCGCGCTCATCGAGCGGCTCGAGCAGGGCAAGCTCGACATCCTGGTGGCGCGCCTCTTTGCCGAGCACGACAAGTCGCAGCTGCGCTACGAGGCGCTGAGTGAGGAACCCGTGTGCGCGCTGGTGCGGCCGGGCCATCCGCTGCTGGGCGTGAGCGGCCTCACGCTGCGCGACGTGGTGAGCGCCGGCTGGATCGTGCCGCCGGCCGGCAGCGTGCTGCGCCACCGCTTCGAGCTGATGTTCCAGGAAGAAGGCCTGGCGCCACCGACCAACACCATCGAGAGCTCGGCCCTGCTCTTCATCACGCGCATGCTGCAGCAGAGCGACATGGTGGCGGTGCTGGCGACCGACGTGGCGCGCTACTACGCATCGCACGGCATCGTGTCGCTGCTGCCGCTGGACATGCCCTGCCACATGGACGCCTTCGGCATCATCACGCGCACCGACAGGCTCCTGTCGCCCGCGGCCCGGGTGATGATGAAGGCGCTGAAGACCGCGAGCCTCAGCGTGTACGGCCGCAAACTCGAGATCGACTGA
- a CDS encoding aldehyde dehydrogenase family protein yields MIHGEIHLNVRNYINGRWETSATTGVSANPSDTSEVVAEYARADRRQAEAAIRAATEAFPHWSHSTPQRRADVLDRIGAELLARKDDLGLLLAREEGKTLPEAVAEVARAGQIFKFFAGEAIRGGAGGGGGENVASVRAGVQVDVTREPVGVVGLITPWNSPFVIPAWKIAPALAHGNSVVFKPAELVPACGWVLAEIISRAALPAGAFNLVMGSGREVGQALVDSALVDALSFTGSPANGERILQAAAARRAKVQLETGGKNALVVLADADLDRAVDCAVQGAYFSAGQRCTASSRLIVEAPVHDAFVAKLRQRLKALKIGHALERGIDIGPVADEERLAQNLAWVGIAREEGAEHVWGGEALERATRGHYMSPALFLAKPSHRIAREEVFGPLACVLRADDYDDALALCNDTPFGLCAGICTNSLKHAMHFRRHAVVGMTMVNLPTAGVDFHVPFGGRKGSGYGPREQGRHAAEFYTTVKTGYMLA; encoded by the coding sequence GTGATTCACGGCGAGATTCATCTGAACGTGCGCAACTACATCAACGGCCGCTGGGAAACCAGCGCGACCACCGGTGTGAGTGCCAATCCCTCGGACACCAGCGAAGTGGTGGCCGAGTACGCACGCGCCGACCGCCGCCAGGCCGAAGCCGCCATCCGCGCGGCCACTGAAGCCTTTCCGCACTGGAGCCACAGCACGCCGCAGCGGCGCGCCGACGTGCTAGACCGCATCGGCGCCGAGCTGCTGGCGCGCAAGGACGACCTGGGCCTGCTGCTGGCGCGCGAGGAAGGCAAGACGCTGCCGGAGGCCGTGGCCGAGGTGGCCCGCGCCGGCCAGATCTTCAAGTTCTTCGCGGGCGAGGCCATCCGCGGCGGTGCAGGCGGCGGCGGTGGCGAGAACGTGGCCTCGGTGCGCGCGGGCGTGCAGGTCGACGTCACGCGCGAGCCGGTGGGCGTGGTCGGGCTCATCACGCCGTGGAACTCGCCCTTCGTCATTCCTGCGTGGAAGATCGCGCCCGCGCTGGCCCACGGCAACAGCGTGGTGTTCAAGCCGGCCGAGCTGGTGCCGGCCTGCGGCTGGGTGCTGGCCGAGATCATCAGCCGCGCCGCATTGCCGGCCGGCGCCTTCAACCTGGTGATGGGCAGCGGCCGCGAAGTGGGGCAGGCGCTGGTCGACAGTGCGCTGGTCGACGCGCTGAGCTTCACGGGCTCGCCGGCCAACGGAGAGCGCATCCTGCAGGCGGCTGCCGCGCGCCGCGCCAAGGTGCAGCTGGAGACCGGCGGCAAGAACGCGCTGGTGGTGCTGGCCGATGCCGACCTCGACCGCGCCGTCGATTGCGCGGTGCAGGGTGCCTATTTTTCCGCTGGCCAGCGCTGTACCGCGTCGAGCCGGCTGATCGTCGAGGCGCCGGTGCACGACGCCTTCGTGGCGAAGCTGCGGCAGCGGCTCAAGGCGCTGAAGATCGGCCATGCGCTGGAGCGCGGCATCGACATCGGCCCGGTGGCCGACGAGGAGCGCCTGGCGCAGAACCTCGCATGGGTCGGCATCGCGCGCGAGGAAGGCGCCGAGCATGTCTGGGGCGGCGAGGCGCTGGAGCGCGCCACCCGTGGCCACTACATGAGCCCGGCGCTGTTCCTGGCGAAGCCTTCGCACCGCATCGCGCGCGAGGAAGTCTTCGGCCCGCTGGCCTGCGTGTTGCGCGCCGACGACTACGACGACGCGCTGGCACTGTGCAACGACACGCCCTTCGGCCTGTGCGCGGGCATCTGCACCAATTCGCTGAAGCACGCGATGCATTTCAGGCGCCATGCCGTGGTGGGCATGACGATGGTCAATCTGCCGACCGCGGGGGTGGACTTCCACGTGCCCTTCGGCGGCCGCAAGGGGTCGGGCTACGGGCCGCGCGAACAAGGGCGCCACGCCGCGGAGTTCTACACGACGGTGAAGACCGGCTACATGCTGGCCTGA
- a CDS encoding ABC transporter substrate-binding protein, protein MTMNRRTLNTALAAAALGSMLPVSVFAQKKLVLGFAQVGAESEWRTANTESIKSSAKDAGIELKFSDAQQKQENQIKAIRSYIAQKVDVIAFSPVVESGWETVLREAKAAKIPVVLTDRSVSTKDDSLYVTFMGSDFIEEGRKAGRWLVEKMKDQKGDVNIVELQGTVGSAPAIDRKKGFEEIIKADPKFKIIRSQTGDFTRAKGKEVMEAFLKADGKKINVLFAHNDDMAIGAIQAIEEAGLKPAKDIVIISIDGVKGAFEAMIAGKLNVSVECSPLLGPQLMQAVKDIKDGKTLPKRIVTVESIFPMEVAAKEFPNRKY, encoded by the coding sequence ATGACCATGAACCGCCGCACCCTCAACACCGCGCTCGCCGCGGCAGCCCTTGGCAGCATGCTGCCCGTGTCCGTCTTCGCGCAGAAGAAGCTCGTGCTGGGCTTCGCGCAGGTGGGCGCCGAGAGCGAATGGCGCACCGCCAACACCGAGTCGATCAAGTCCTCCGCCAAGGACGCGGGCATCGAGCTGAAATTTTCCGACGCGCAGCAGAAGCAGGAGAACCAGATCAAGGCCATTCGCTCGTACATCGCGCAGAAGGTGGACGTGATCGCCTTCTCGCCCGTGGTCGAGTCGGGCTGGGAGACGGTGCTGCGCGAGGCCAAGGCCGCCAAGATCCCGGTGGTGCTGACCGACCGCTCGGTGAGCACCAAGGACGACTCGCTCTACGTGACCTTCATGGGCTCCGACTTCATCGAGGAAGGCCGCAAGGCCGGGCGCTGGCTGGTCGAGAAGATGAAGGACCAGAAGGGCGACGTGAACATCGTCGAGCTGCAGGGCACCGTGGGCTCGGCCCCGGCCATCGACCGCAAGAAGGGCTTCGAGGAAATCATCAAGGCCGACCCGAAGTTCAAGATCATCCGTTCGCAGACCGGCGACTTCACCCGCGCCAAGGGCAAGGAAGTGATGGAAGCCTTCCTGAAGGCCGACGGCAAGAAGATCAATGTGCTGTTCGCGCACAACGACGACATGGCCATCGGCGCCATCCAGGCGATTGAAGAAGCGGGCCTGAAGCCGGCGAAGGACATCGTCATCATTTCCATCGATGGGGTGAAGGGCGCCTTCGAGGCCATGATCGCCGGCAAGCTCAACGTGTCGGTCGAGTGCAGCCCACTGCTCGGGCCGCAGCTCATGCAGGCGGTCAAGGACATCAAGGACGGCAAGACGTTGCCCAAGCGCATCGTGACCGTGGAGAGCATCTTCCCGATGGAAGTCGCGGCCAAGGAATTTCCGAACCGCAAATACTGA
- the chvE gene encoding multiple monosaccharide ABC transporter substrate-binding protein: MKRNFLKATLAGVALAVVGFTPLVHAQDKGLIAISMPTKSSARWIADGANMQKYFKDKGYKTDLQYADDDIPNQLAQIENMVTKGSKVLVIAAIDGTTLSDVLQKAADKGVKVIAYDRLIKGSKNVDYYATFDNFQVGVLQAQSIEAALGLKSGKGPFNIELFGGSPDDNNAFFFYNGAMSVLDPYIKSGKLVVRSKQMGMDKVGTLRWDGAVAQARMDNLLSAYYTKDRVDAVLSPYDGLSIGILSSLKGVGYGSGSQPMPVVSGQDAEVPSIKSILRKEQTSTVFKDTRELAKVTVSMVDAMLSGKQPEVNDTKTYNNGIKVVPSYLLKPVSVDASNWKVVLIDSGYYKESQIK, encoded by the coding sequence ATGAAACGCAACTTCCTCAAGGCCACGCTCGCGGGCGTGGCGCTGGCCGTCGTCGGCTTCACGCCCTTGGTCCATGCGCAGGACAAGGGCCTGATCGCGATCTCGATGCCCACCAAGTCTTCTGCCCGCTGGATTGCCGACGGCGCCAACATGCAGAAGTACTTCAAGGACAAGGGCTACAAGACCGACCTGCAGTACGCCGACGACGACATCCCCAACCAGCTCGCGCAGATCGAGAACATGGTGACCAAGGGCTCGAAGGTGCTGGTCATCGCGGCCATCGACGGCACCACGCTGTCCGACGTGCTGCAGAAGGCCGCCGACAAGGGCGTGAAAGTCATCGCGTACGACCGGCTCATCAAGGGCTCGAAGAACGTCGACTACTACGCCACCTTCGACAACTTCCAGGTCGGCGTGCTGCAGGCGCAGTCGATCGAGGCGGCGCTGGGCCTGAAGAGCGGCAAGGGGCCGTTCAACATCGAGCTGTTCGGCGGGTCGCCCGACGACAACAACGCCTTCTTCTTCTACAACGGCGCGATGTCGGTGCTCGACCCCTACATCAAGAGCGGCAAGCTGGTGGTGCGCAGCAAGCAGATGGGCATGGACAAGGTCGGCACGCTGCGCTGGGACGGCGCGGTGGCGCAGGCGCGCATGGACAACCTGCTGTCGGCCTACTACACCAAGGACCGGGTGGATGCGGTGCTGTCGCCCTACGACGGCCTTTCCATCGGCATCCTGTCGTCGCTCAAGGGCGTGGGCTACGGCTCGGGCTCGCAGCCGATGCCGGTGGTGTCGGGGCAGGACGCCGAAGTGCCTTCGATCAAGTCGATCCTGCGCAAGGAGCAGACCTCGACCGTGTTCAAGGACACGCGCGAACTGGCCAAGGTGACGGTGAGCATGGTGGACGCGATGCTCTCGGGAAAGCAGCCCGAGGTGAACGACACCAAGACCTACAACAACGGCATCAAGGTCGTGCCCTCGTACCTGCTCAAGCCGGTGAGCGTGGACGCGTCGAACTGGAAGGTGGTGCTGATCGACAGCGGCTACTACAAGGAAAGCCAGATCAAGTGA
- the mmsA gene encoding multiple monosaccharide ABC transporter ATP-binding protein yields MRGITKTFPGVKALSNVNLGVRAGEIHAVVGENGAGKSTLMKVLSGVYPCDSYEGEIRFEGEVRRFRGIADSEKLGIIIIHQELALVPLLSIAENIFLGNEITRGGVIDWFAAYARTRELLAKVGLKEPPTTLVTDLGVGKQQLVEIAKALAKEVKLLILDEPTASLNEKDSDALLMLLLELKRQGIASILISHKLNEIAKVADSVTVLRDGATVETMDCRAQPISEDRIIRGMVGRDMAHRYPQRAPKIGETVFEVRDWRVHHALHADREQIKGVSLNVRQGEIVGIAGLMGAGRTELAMSVFGRSYGQRISGSVLMHGKPVDVSTVRKAIDHGIAYVTEDRKGLGLVLEEDIRRNISLANLEAVSESAVIDTGREFKVANEYRKALNIRCSGVEQLVVNLSGGNQQKVVLSKWLFTKPELLILDEPTRGIDVGAKYEIYTIIDQLASEGKGILMISSELPELLGMCDRIYVMNEGRFVAEFPVAEASQERIMHAIVSSGSSVHVPA; encoded by the coding sequence ATGCGCGGCATCACCAAGACTTTTCCCGGCGTGAAGGCGCTGAGCAACGTCAACCTCGGCGTGCGCGCCGGGGAGATCCACGCGGTGGTCGGCGAGAACGGCGCGGGCAAGTCGACGCTGATGAAGGTGCTCAGCGGCGTCTACCCGTGCGACTCCTACGAGGGCGAGATCCGCTTCGAGGGCGAGGTGCGGCGCTTCCGGGGCATCGCGGACAGCGAGAAGCTCGGCATCATCATCATCCACCAGGAGCTGGCGCTGGTGCCGCTGCTGTCGATTGCCGAGAACATCTTCCTGGGCAACGAGATCACGCGCGGCGGCGTGATCGACTGGTTCGCCGCCTATGCCCGCACGCGCGAGCTGCTCGCCAAGGTGGGCCTGAAGGAGCCGCCGACCACTCTGGTGACCGACCTGGGCGTGGGCAAGCAGCAGCTGGTGGAAATTGCCAAGGCGCTGGCCAAGGAGGTGAAGCTGCTCATCCTCGACGAGCCCACTGCCAGCCTCAACGAGAAGGACAGCGACGCGCTGCTGATGCTGCTGCTGGAACTCAAGCGCCAGGGCATTGCGTCGATCCTCATTTCGCACAAGCTCAACGAGATTGCCAAGGTGGCCGACTCGGTGACGGTGCTGCGCGACGGCGCCACGGTCGAGACCATGGACTGCCGCGCGCAGCCGATCAGCGAGGACCGCATCATCCGCGGCATGGTGGGGCGCGACATGGCGCACCGCTATCCGCAGCGCGCGCCGAAGATCGGCGAGACCGTGTTCGAGGTGCGCGACTGGCGCGTGCACCATGCGCTGCATGCCGACCGCGAGCAGATCAAAGGCGTGAGCCTGAACGTGCGCCAGGGCGAGATCGTCGGCATCGCTGGCCTCATGGGCGCGGGCCGCACCGAGCTGGCGATGAGCGTCTTCGGCCGCTCCTATGGCCAGCGCATCAGCGGCTCGGTGCTGATGCACGGCAAGCCGGTGGACGTGAGCACGGTGCGCAAGGCCATCGACCATGGCATCGCCTATGTCACCGAAGATCGCAAGGGGTTGGGGTTGGTGCTGGAGGAAGACATCCGCAGGAACATCAGCCTGGCCAACCTGGAAGCGGTGTCCGAGTCGGCGGTGATCGATACCGGCCGCGAATTCAAGGTGGCCAACGAATACCGCAAGGCGCTCAACATCCGGTGCTCGGGCGTGGAGCAGCTGGTGGTGAACCTGTCGGGCGGCAACCAGCAGAAGGTGGTGTTGAGCAAGTGGCTCTTCACGAAGCCCGAGCTGCTGATCCTGGACGAGCCCACGCGCGGCATCGACGTGGGCGCCAAGTACGAGATCTACACCATCATCGACCAGCTCGCGAGCGAGGGCAAAGGCATTCTCATGATCTCTTCGGAACTGCCGGAGCTGCTCGGCATGTGCGACCGCATCTACGTGATGAACGAGGGGCGCTTCGTGGCCGAGTTTCCGGTGGCCGAGGCTTCGCAGGAGCGCATCATGCATGCCATCGTGAGTTCGGGGAGTTCCGTTCATGTCCCAGCCTGA
- the mmsB gene encoding multiple monosaccharide ABC transporter permease has translation MSQPEVNAMKPAVPVQEGAARLHAGFLKNNLREYGMLISLVAIMVLFQVLTDGTLLRPLNLTNLLLQNSYVVIMALGMLLVIVAGHIDLSVGSVCGFIGALAAVLMVEYDWHFVPTAIVSILAGAVIGAAQGWFVAFRKIPSFIVTLAGMLVFKGLTLALLAGQSVGPFPVEFQRLSSGFIPDPLGGDTLRITSLAVGALAAVALVFFKLRGRARLAAHGMETEPYAFFLVKNLFFAAIILFFSYLLSTYKGLPNVLVVMAVLIVVYDFVTNRTTIGRRIYALGGNEKAARLSGVKTQRLAFLTFVNMGALAALAGLVFAARLNTATPKAGLGFELDVIAACFIGGASASGGVGRVMGAVIGAFIMGVMNNGMSILGIGIDYQQVIKGLVLLAAVFIDVYNKNK, from the coding sequence ATGTCCCAGCCTGAAGTCAACGCGATGAAGCCGGCGGTGCCGGTGCAGGAAGGGGCCGCCAGGCTGCATGCCGGCTTCCTGAAGAACAACCTGCGCGAGTACGGCATGCTGATCTCGCTGGTCGCGATCATGGTGCTGTTCCAGGTGCTGACCGACGGCACGCTGCTGCGGCCGCTGAACCTGACCAACCTGCTGCTGCAGAACAGCTACGTGGTCATCATGGCGCTGGGCATGCTGCTGGTGATCGTGGCGGGGCACATCGATCTTTCGGTGGGCTCGGTGTGCGGCTTCATCGGCGCGCTGGCGGCGGTGCTGATGGTGGAGTACGACTGGCACTTCGTGCCCACCGCCATCGTGAGCATCCTCGCGGGCGCGGTCATCGGCGCGGCGCAGGGCTGGTTCGTGGCGTTCCGCAAGATCCCTTCGTTCATCGTCACGCTGGCGGGCATGCTGGTGTTCAAGGGGCTCACGCTGGCGCTGCTGGCGGGGCAGTCGGTGGGGCCGTTCCCGGTGGAGTTCCAGCGGCTGAGCTCGGGCTTCATTCCCGATCCGCTGGGCGGCGACACGCTTCGCATCACGTCTCTCGCCGTCGGCGCGCTGGCCGCCGTGGCGCTGGTGTTCTTCAAGCTGCGCGGCCGCGCGAGGCTGGCGGCGCACGGCATGGAGACCGAGCCGTATGCCTTCTTCCTCGTGAAGAACCTGTTCTTCGCGGCCATCATCCTGTTCTTCAGCTACCTGCTGTCGACCTACAAGGGGCTGCCCAATGTGCTGGTCGTGATGGCGGTGCTGATCGTGGTGTACGACTTCGTCACCAACCGCACCACCATCGGCCGTCGCATCTATGCGCTGGGCGGCAACGAGAAGGCCGCGCGGCTGTCGGGCGTGAAGACGCAGCGGCTGGCGTTTCTCACCTTCGTGAACATGGGCGCGCTGGCGGCGCTGGCTGGCCTGGTGTTCGCCGCGCGGCTGAACACGGCAACGCCCAAGGCGGGGCTGGGCTTCGAGTTGGACGTGATCGCGGCCTGTTTCATCGGCGGCGCCTCGGCCTCGGGCGGCGTGGGCCGGGTGATGGGCGCGGTGATCGGCGCCTTCATCATGGGCGTAATGAACAACGGCATGTCGATCCTGGGCATCGGCATCGACTACCAGCAGGTCATCAAGGGGCTGGTGCTGCTGGCGGCGGTGTTCATCGATGTCTACAACAAGAACAAGTGA
- a CDS encoding sugar ABC transporter ATP-binding protein, with protein sequence MPMADDQPVLALKGIHKQFGGIPVLRDVQLRLYAGEIHALMGQNGAGKSTLIKVLTGVLPSSGGEMLLDGQPIRPASPLEAQKLGISTVYQEVNLCPNLSVAENVFAGRYPRCGVAQGFRIDWAGVNRRAEELLARIGLDIDVTRLLSSYSVAVQQMVAIARALGVSSKVLILDEPTSSLDDDEVEKLFEVLRRLRGEGLAIVFVTHFLNQMYAVSDRITVLRNGGWIGEWKAAELGPQALIAAMLGRELAAQSARPAALPAFDEAAPALLQAEGLGQAGQLQATDLRVRAGEVVGIAGLLGAGRTELARLLFGLETPDRGVLKVDGRSVSFSNPADAIREGLALCPEERKTDGIVSELSVRENIALALQARLGTKRFLSHAEQTEMAQRFVKSLGIKTASVETPIGLLSGGNQQKAMIARWLATEPRVLILDEPTRGIDVAAKQEIMEEILRLAKAGMAVIFISSEMSEVVRVAHRIVVLRDRKKVGELPGGATEDEVYEMIAAT encoded by the coding sequence ATGCCCATGGCCGACGACCAGCCCGTGCTCGCGCTCAAGGGCATCCACAAGCAGTTCGGCGGCATACCCGTTCTGCGCGACGTGCAACTGCGCCTGTACGCGGGCGAGATCCATGCGCTGATGGGGCAGAACGGCGCGGGCAAGTCGACGCTCATCAAGGTGCTCACCGGCGTGCTGCCTTCCAGCGGCGGCGAGATGCTGCTGGACGGCCAACCCATTCGCCCGGCTTCGCCGCTGGAGGCGCAGAAGCTGGGCATCAGCACGGTCTACCAGGAAGTGAACCTGTGCCCCAACCTGTCGGTGGCCGAGAACGTGTTCGCGGGGCGCTATCCGCGCTGCGGTGTGGCGCAGGGTTTTCGCATCGACTGGGCCGGCGTCAACCGGCGTGCCGAAGAACTGCTGGCGCGCATCGGGCTCGACATCGACGTGACGCGGCTGCTGTCGAGCTATTCGGTGGCGGTGCAGCAGATGGTGGCCATCGCGCGCGCGCTGGGCGTGTCGTCGAAGGTGCTGATCCTGGACGAGCCGACTTCGAGCCTGGACGACGACGAGGTCGAGAAGCTTTTCGAGGTGCTTCGGCGTTTGCGCGGCGAAGGGCTGGCGATTGTTTTTGTCACACACTTTCTCAACCAGATGTATGCGGTGTCGGACCGCATCACGGTACTGAGAAATGGCGGGTGGATCGGGGAGTGGAAGGCGGCCGAACTGGGACCGCAGGCGTTGATTGCCGCGATGCTGGGGCGCGAGCTGGCGGCGCAGTCGGCAAGGCCTGCCGCGTTGCCGGCGTTCGATGAAGCGGCACCGGCGTTGCTGCAGGCCGAAGGCTTGGGGCAGGCCGGGCAATTGCAGGCGACGGACTTGCGTGTGCGCGCGGGCGAGGTCGTCGGCATTGCCGGCTTGCTGGGCGCGGGGCGCACGGAGCTTGCGCGGCTGTTGTTCGGGCTGGAGACGCCGGACCGCGGCGTGCTCAAGGTCGATGGGCGCAGCGTCAGTTTCTCGAACCCGGCGGATGCGATCCGTGAAGGGCTCGCGCTGTGTCCCGAGGAGCGAAAGACCGACGGCATCGTCTCGGAGCTGTCGGTGCGCGAGAACATCGCTCTGGCCTTGCAGGCGCGGCTGGGCACGAAACGCTTTCTCTCGCATGCGGAGCAGACGGAGATGGCGCAGCGTTTCGTCAAGTCGCTGGGCATCAAGACGGCGAGTGTCGAGACGCCCATCGGCTTGCTGTCGGGCGGCAACCAGCAGAAGGCCATGATCGCGCGCTGGCTCGCGACCGAGCCGCGCGTGCTGATCCTGGACGAGCCCACGCGCGGCATCGACGTGGCGGCCAAGCAGGAGATCATGGAAGAGATCCTGCGGCTTGCGAAGGCGGGCATGGCGGTGATCTTCATCTCGTCGGAGATGAGCGAGGTGGTGCGCGTGGCGCATCGCATCGTGGTGCTGCGGGACCGGAAGAAGGTGGGGGAGTTGCCGGGTGGGGCGACTGAGGATGAGGTGTACGAAATGATCGCGGCAACATGA
- a CDS encoding ABC transporter permease, translating to MKRLSSFMSHRLAWPLITLLLLLAVNTAFNASFLHLEWRDGHLYGSLIDILNRAAPLVLVSLGMTLVIATRGIDISVGAVVAIAASLAAWMIGGSVASDVSRFPMSLAILAAIGIALVCGLWNGLLVAKVGMQPIIATLILMVAGRGIAQLIADGQIITIYYKPFFFLGSGYLLGLPFSLFLVAAVFVLLYLAITRTALGLFIQAVGINPTAARVAGVQARRLIVGAYAFCGACAGVAGLLISSNVKSADGNNAGQLIELDAILAVTLGGTALTGGRFSLVGSVIGTLIIQTLTYAIYSLGVPPEINLVVKAAVVFAVMLLQSPEFRSEVRSLVQRPAHEGERA from the coding sequence ATGAAGCGCCTTTCGTCGTTCATGAGCCATCGCCTTGCCTGGCCACTCATCACGCTGCTGCTCCTGCTCGCGGTCAACACCGCCTTCAACGCCAGCTTCCTCCACCTCGAATGGCGCGACGGCCATCTCTACGGCAGCCTGATCGACATCCTGAACCGCGCGGCGCCGCTGGTGCTGGTGTCGCTCGGCATGACGCTGGTCATCGCCACGCGCGGCATCGACATCTCCGTCGGCGCGGTGGTAGCCATCGCGGCTTCGCTCGCGGCCTGGATGATCGGCGGCTCGGTGGCCAGCGACGTGAGCCGCTTTCCCATGTCGCTCGCCATCCTCGCGGCCATCGGCATCGCGCTGGTGTGCGGGCTGTGGAACGGGCTTCTGGTGGCCAAGGTCGGCATGCAGCCGATCATCGCGACGCTGATCCTCATGGTGGCCGGGCGTGGCATCGCGCAGCTCATTGCCGACGGGCAGATCATCACGATCTACTACAAGCCCTTCTTCTTCCTCGGCAGCGGCTACCTGCTGGGGCTGCCGTTCTCGCTGTTCCTCGTGGCGGCGGTGTTCGTGCTGCTGTACCTGGCGATCACGCGCACGGCGCTGGGCCTCTTCATCCAGGCGGTAGGCATCAACCCGACGGCGGCGCGGGTGGCGGGCGTGCAGGCGCGGCGGCTGATCGTCGGGGCCTATGCCTTCTGCGGTGCCTGCGCCGGCGTGGCGGGGCTGCTGATCAGCTCGAACGTGAAGAGCGCGGACGGCAACAACGCGGGCCAACTGATCGAACTCGACGCGATCCTGGCCGTCACGCTGGGCGGCACCGCGCTCACCGGCGGGCGCTTCAGCCTCGTGGGCAGCGTGATCGGCACGCTGATCATCCAGACGCTGACCTACGCGATCTATTCGCTGGGGGTGCCTCCGGAGATCAACCTGGTGGTGAAGGCGGCCGTGGTGTTCGCGGTGATGCTGCTCCAGTCGCCCGAGTTCAGGTCGGAAGTACGGTCGCTGGTGCAGCGGCCGGCGCATGAAGGGGAGCGGGCATGA